Proteins from a single region of Mucilaginibacter daejeonensis:
- a CDS encoding dihydrofolate reductase family protein, giving the protein MRKVILNVAVSLDGFIEGPNGEYDWCFTDQDYGMTELFGHVDTMFIGRKSWELIAGHEAEYFPAIQKIYLFSDTVGSVDSPAIEVVRSAEFDTKVKQILEEEGQDIWLFGGSGLTTTFVNKGLVSNLTLSVHPLILGGGKPLFNDIKDKVELLLTETQSYETGLVQLKYALKPQFDESKLDVLFTASGLDI; this is encoded by the coding sequence ATGAGAAAAGTAATACTGAATGTGGCCGTATCGCTGGATGGCTTTATCGAGGGCCCTAACGGCGAATACGACTGGTGCTTTACCGATCAGGACTACGGCATGACCGAGCTTTTCGGCCACGTGGATACGATGTTCATTGGCCGCAAAAGTTGGGAACTGATCGCCGGTCATGAAGCAGAATACTTCCCGGCCATTCAAAAGATATACCTTTTTTCTGATACTGTGGGATCCGTAGATAGCCCGGCTATAGAGGTCGTTCGCTCGGCCGAGTTCGATACTAAGGTGAAGCAGATATTGGAAGAAGAAGGTCAGGACATCTGGTTGTTCGGAGGTTCGGGCCTCACCACGACCTTTGTGAACAAAGGCTTGGTCTCTAACTTGACCCTTTCTGTACATCCGTTGATACTGGGCGGCGGTAAGCCGTTATTCAACGATATCAAAGACAAAGTGGAACTCCTGCTTACCGAAACACAAAGCTACGAAACCGGCTTAGTGCAATTAAAATATGCCCTGAAACCTCAATTCGACGAAAGTAAACTGGATGTGTTATTCACGGCTTCAGGGTTGGATATATAA
- the feoB gene encoding ferrous iron transport protein B, which produces MKDEIKVALVGNPNTGKSTLFNVLTGLNQKIGNFPGVTVDRKTGHCSLPDGRRAEIIDLPGTYSLYPKSRDEAIVFSVLADQVNDQRPDLIVVILDASNLKRNLLLYTQVADLKIPVIIALNMMDLAKKDGITIDIDALSKKLGVMIVPISARRNEGIDKLKQSIVNANKFALQQDSVDTRSIAPELVDAISEELAIDNPYFALQLAHQHETLSYLTPAQSDRIEELEKIHGFHSQKAQASETIARYNYINDLLYDTVKKAESAEEETASNRIDRILTHRVFGFLIFFSILLFMFQAIFAWSSYPMDLIEKLFVWMQGGVHDLLPPGPLTDLLADGVIAGLSGVLVFIPQIAILFAFIAILEDTGYMARVTFMMDKIMRKVGLNGKSVVPLIGGFACAVPSIMSTRTIENWKDRMITIMVTPLISCSARLPVYTLLIALVVPNRNVWWIFNLPGLALTFMYVLSMVSAIVVAWVMKHILKARERGYFIMELPVYRMPRWSNVALTMYDRSKTFVIEAGKVIIAVSIILWVLASYGPGDNFAQIEKKYSESKYGQTMKPSEIEHAKASEKLESSYAGYLGHFIEPVIKPLGYDWKIGIAIITSFAAREVFVGTMATIYSVDGDTEEIQPVKAKLANARNAETGQLTFTLASSFSLMMFYAFAMQCASTVAVVYRETKDWRWPAVQFLYMTVLAYGISFLTYQLLK; this is translated from the coding sequence GTAACTTTCCGGGCGTAACGGTAGACCGTAAGACAGGTCATTGCAGCTTGCCCGACGGCCGACGCGCCGAGATCATCGACCTTCCAGGCACTTACAGCCTTTATCCTAAAAGCCGTGATGAAGCCATCGTATTTTCGGTACTGGCCGATCAAGTGAACGATCAGCGTCCCGACCTGATAGTGGTCATTCTCGACGCTTCCAATCTTAAACGTAATCTTTTACTATATACCCAGGTAGCCGACCTGAAGATCCCGGTCATCATTGCACTTAACATGATGGACCTGGCCAAAAAGGACGGCATCACCATCGATATCGATGCACTGTCTAAGAAGTTAGGGGTGATGATCGTCCCGATATCGGCCCGCCGCAACGAGGGTATCGATAAGCTTAAACAAAGTATCGTCAATGCCAACAAGTTTGCCCTGCAACAAGATAGTGTTGATACAAGGTCCATAGCCCCCGAACTGGTGGACGCCATTAGCGAGGAGCTGGCTATCGATAACCCGTACTTTGCCCTCCAACTTGCACATCAGCACGAGACCTTGAGCTACCTAACCCCAGCTCAAAGCGATCGCATAGAGGAACTGGAGAAGATACACGGCTTCCACTCGCAAAAGGCCCAGGCCAGCGAGACCATTGCCCGCTACAACTACATTAACGACCTACTGTACGATACCGTTAAAAAGGCAGAAAGCGCCGAGGAGGAGACCGCCAGCAACCGTATAGACCGTATACTGACGCACCGCGTTTTCGGCTTCCTGATCTTTTTCAGTATCTTGTTGTTCATGTTCCAGGCCATATTTGCCTGGTCGAGCTACCCGATGGACCTGATCGAGAAACTTTTTGTTTGGATGCAGGGCGGCGTGCATGACCTTTTACCTCCCGGACCATTGACCGACCTGCTGGCCGACGGCGTTATTGCCGGATTGAGTGGCGTATTAGTATTTATCCCACAGATCGCCATCCTGTTCGCATTCATCGCTATTTTAGAAGATACCGGCTACATGGCCCGCGTTACGTTCATGATGGATAAGATCATGCGTAAGGTTGGGTTGAACGGTAAATCGGTAGTGCCGCTTATCGGTGGTTTTGCCTGCGCCGTACCCTCGATCATGAGTACCCGCACCATCGAGAACTGGAAGGACCGTATGATCACCATTATGGTCACTCCACTGATCAGCTGCTCGGCACGTTTGCCGGTGTACACGCTGCTGATCGCCCTGGTGGTGCCCAACCGCAATGTTTGGTGGATCTTTAACCTGCCGGGTCTGGCGCTAACTTTCATGTATGTGCTCAGTATGGTGTCGGCCATTGTGGTGGCCTGGGTAATGAAGCACATTTTAAAGGCGCGCGAGCGTGGCTACTTCATTATGGAACTGCCCGTTTACCGTATGCCCCGCTGGAGCAATGTGGCCCTTACCATGTACGATCGCTCGAAGACCTTTGTGATCGAGGCGGGTAAGGTGATCATCGCCGTGTCTATCATTTTATGGGTGCTGGCCTCTTACGGCCCGGGCGACAACTTTGCGCAAATAGAAAAGAAGTACAGCGAGTCCAAATACGGACAGACCATGAAGCCCAGCGAGATAGAACACGCCAAGGCCTCTGAAAAACTGGAAAGCTCATATGCTGGCTACCTCGGCCATTTCATTGAGCCGGTGATCAAGCCACTGGGTTACGATTGGAAGATCGGCATTGCGATCATCACCTCCTTTGCCGCACGCGAAGTGTTTGTAGGCACCATGGCCACTATTTATAGTGTGGATGGTGATACGGAAGAGATACAGCCGGTTAAAGCCAAACTGGCCAACGCCCGCAACGCCGAGACCGGTCAGTTGACCTTCACGCTTGCTTCCTCCTTCTCGCTCATGATGTTCTATGCCTTTGCCATGCAGTGCGCCAGCACCGTGGCCGTAGTATACCGCGAGACCAAAGACTGGCGCTGGCCCGCCGTACAGTTCCTGTACATGACGGTGCTGGCTTACGGCATCAGTTTTCTCACCTATCAGTTGTTGAAATAG
- a CDS encoding SprT-like domain-containing protein, whose translation MDKVKVLERYLPQGAAPLIGKWIDHFQCEFKISRSRNSKFGDYRPPFGGKGHRISVNHNLNPYAFLVTTVHEFAHLHTWNQHKHLIKPHGAEWKANFKRMMQPFFEKQVFPADVTFAINSYLNNPGASSCSDLNLYRTLRKYDPNNASATTVEKIPLKAVFKIKDGRVFRKEEQLRKRFRCIEVATKRIYLFSPVAEVELVEVA comes from the coding sequence GTGGATAAAGTAAAGGTACTGGAGCGTTACCTGCCTCAGGGCGCTGCACCGCTGATCGGTAAGTGGATCGATCATTTTCAATGTGAGTTCAAAATATCGCGAAGCCGTAACAGCAAGTTCGGCGATTATCGCCCGCCCTTCGGTGGCAAAGGGCATCGTATTTCAGTGAATCACAACCTGAATCCATACGCCTTCCTGGTGACCACTGTGCACGAGTTCGCTCACCTGCACACTTGGAACCAACATAAGCACCTGATCAAACCTCACGGCGCCGAATGGAAGGCAAATTTCAAGCGCATGATGCAGCCTTTCTTTGAGAAACAGGTCTTTCCGGCCGATGTGACCTTCGCGATAAATAGCTACCTCAACAACCCGGGTGCCTCCAGTTGTTCTGACCTCAATTTGTACCGTACCCTGCGCAAGTACGACCCGAACAACGCATCAGCCACCACAGTAGAGAAAATACCATTAAAGGCTGTATTTAAGATCAAAGATGGAAGGGTGTTCCGTAAAGAAGAGCAACTGCGCAAACGCTTCCGCTGCATCGAGGTGGCCACCAAACGCATCTACCTGTTCAGCCCCGTAGCCGAGGTGGAATTGGTGGAAGTAGCTTGA
- a CDS encoding LutB/LldF family L-lactate oxidation iron-sulfur protein, with protein MGNTAEKFLTDAEEKVFDRDHRRIINFNMGRYHTSVARGTARLVNLATARNKAHTIKWRTIENLDKYLPEFEANFQRRGGKVIWANDVEEAQQEILQILETAGAKRVVKSKTMATEEIHLNEFLEQNNIESLETDLGEYIVQLLGQKPYHIVTPAMHLSKEDIAKLFNEKFGTPIDATPEQLTLKARELLRDKYLQADVGITGANFLIADTGSIALSENEGNTRLSTTFPKIHIAVVGIEKMIPSIADLDLFWPLLSTHGTGQNLTVYNSILTGPRQPGETDGPEEMYVILLDNGRTDLLAQKDQRQGLYCIRCGACLNACPIYQNVGGYTYNTTYSGPIGSVITPHMKGMEEFKHLSYASSLCGRCTEVCPVKIDIHKMLLLNRRDAVKENIVTKPEKWGWQIWKKAMESRKLTDFFGGKIKNLALRTLFKNAWGKYREMPNVAERSFAQRWADEQKAKDQ; from the coding sequence ATGGGAAATACGGCCGAGAAATTTTTGACCGATGCAGAGGAGAAGGTGTTCGATCGTGATCATCGCCGCATCATCAATTTCAATATGGGGCGCTACCATACGTCGGTCGCACGTGGTACCGCACGTTTAGTGAACCTGGCCACAGCCCGTAACAAGGCACATACCATTAAGTGGCGCACCATTGAGAACCTTGATAAGTACTTGCCCGAATTTGAGGCTAATTTTCAGCGCAGAGGTGGCAAGGTGATCTGGGCCAATGATGTGGAAGAAGCCCAGCAAGAGATCCTGCAGATCCTGGAAACGGCAGGGGCCAAACGTGTGGTCAAATCCAAGACCATGGCCACCGAGGAGATACACCTTAACGAGTTCCTGGAGCAAAATAATATTGAATCGTTAGAGACCGACCTGGGCGAGTACATCGTACAGTTGTTGGGCCAAAAGCCTTACCATATCGTTACCCCGGCCATGCACCTCTCTAAAGAGGATATAGCCAAACTGTTCAACGAAAAGTTCGGTACCCCAATAGATGCCACTCCCGAACAACTGACCTTGAAAGCGCGGGAACTCCTGCGTGATAAATATCTGCAAGCCGATGTAGGCATCACTGGTGCTAATTTCCTCATTGCCGACACGGGCAGCATCGCTTTGAGCGAAAATGAAGGTAACACCCGCTTGAGTACCACATTCCCTAAGATACACATCGCGGTGGTGGGCATTGAGAAAATGATACCAAGCATAGCCGACCTTGACCTGTTCTGGCCGTTACTGTCCACCCATGGAACAGGGCAGAACCTGACGGTATACAATTCTATCCTCACCGGTCCGCGACAACCCGGCGAGACCGATGGACCGGAGGAGATGTATGTGATACTGCTTGACAATGGCCGTACCGACCTGCTGGCCCAAAAAGATCAGCGACAGGGTCTGTATTGCATTCGCTGTGGTGCTTGCCTGAACGCCTGCCCGATCTATCAGAACGTGGGCGGCTATACGTACAACACTACTTACAGCGGCCCTATTGGTTCGGTGATCACCCCGCACATGAAGGGAATGGAAGAGTTCAAGCACTTGAGCTATGCATCCAGTTTATGCGGGCGCTGCACCGAGGTTTGTCCGGTAAAGATCGATATACATAAGATGTTGCTGCTGAACCGCCGTGATGCTGTGAAAGAGAACATCGTGACCAAACCCGAGAAATGGGGTTGGCAGATCTGGAAAAAAGCTATGGAAAGCCGCAAGCTCACCGACTTTTTTGGCGGTAAGATCAAGAACCTGGCACTACGCACCCTGTTTAAAAATGCATGGGGCAAATACCGCGAGATGCCAAATGTGGCCGAACGCTCCTTTGCGCAGCGCTGGGCTGACGAACAAAAAGCTAAAGACCAATGA